A DNA window from Zonotrichia albicollis isolate bZonAlb1 chromosome 2, bZonAlb1.hap1, whole genome shotgun sequence contains the following coding sequences:
- the LOC102067365 gene encoding taste receptor type 2 member 40-like, whose protein sequence is MLPPLLIVSISIVAVEVVVGFIGNGFITTANIINWIKGKKTSSADLILIFLSTSRFILQATVLMHTHSLYFADVFKLASVYKDFAAVWMFVNHSSLWFSTWLYVLYCVKIINTTHWLLLQIKCRIAGMVPWLLLGSLVISSMISLPLLWITPNTYLCSSTGNCRENSTADIMDWDSSSLYLLLLYFVGCFFPLVLSVVTSALLITSLWKHRKTMQCYADTFTDAMIDVHLNAIKSIISFLILYLSSFVAQILLILSTSQSKDVVKVAVSLVVVEAYPSMHSIILIIVNSKLKLVFRNLCLHFKCHLEDKPPSPRLERNTFQ, encoded by the coding sequence ATGCTGCCACCACTTCTTATTGTTTCAATAAGCATTGTAGCTGTTGAAGTTGTTGTTGGATTTATTGGAAATGGATTTATTACAACTGCTAATATAATTAATTGGATCAAAGGCAAAAAGACATCTTCTGCTGATTTGATCCTGATCTTTCTGAGCACATCAAGATTTATCTTGCAAGCGACGGTTCTGATGCACACCCACAGTCTCTACTTTGCTGACGTGTTCAAGTTGGCTTCAGTGTACAAGGACTTTGCTGCTGTGTGGATGTTTGTAAACCATAGCAGCTTGTGGTTCAGTACCTGGCTCTATGTACTGTACTGTGTAAAAATAATCAATACCAcccactggctgctgctgcaaatCAAGTGCAGAATAGCTGGGATGGTCCCATGGCTTCTTCTTGGATCGCTGGTGATCTCCTCTATGATTTCTCTTCCTTTACTATGGATTACACCCAACACTTACCTATGCAGCTCAACAGGGAACTGCAGAGAAAATAGCACAGCTGATATCATGGACTGGGATAGTTCATCTCTCTATTTGCTGCTTCTTTATTTTGTAGGTTGCTTTTTCCCTCTAGTACTCTCCGTGGTGACCTCAGCTCTGTTAATTACTTCTCTGTGGAAACACAGAAAGACAATGCAATGTTATGCAGATACTTTCACGGATGCTATGATAGATGTTCATCTAAATGCTATTAAATCCATTATTTCTTTCTTAATCTTGTATCTTTCCAGTTTTGTAGCTCAAATTCTGTTGATACTCTCGACATCTCAAAGTAAAGATGTGGTGAAAGTTGCAGTATCCTTAGTTGTAGTTGAGGCATATCCTTCCATGCACTCAATTATCCTGATCATAGTCAATTCAAAACTGAAATTGGTGTTTAGGAACCTTTGCCTGCATTTTAAGTGTCATTTGGAAGATAAGCCTCCAAGCCCCAGGCTTGAGAGAAACACTTTCCAGTAA